In a genomic window of Bacteroidales bacterium:
- the kbl gene encoding glycine C-acetyltransferase — MYGKLQQYLTKELENIQQAGLYKNERIIVTPQGVEIKLDNGQEVLNFCANNYLGLSSHPAIIKAAHESLDSHGFGMSSVRFICGTQDIHKELEQRIAQYFGTEDTILYAACFDANGGVFEPLLSEEDAIISDSLNHASIIDGVRLCKAARYRYANADMADLEAQLKEAQKHRFRIIVTDAVFSMDGNVAPMDKICALAEKYDALVMIDECHSAGVVGSTGRGVTELFNVRGKVDIITGTLGKALGGGIGGFTTGRKEIIQMLRQRSRPYLFSNSIPPSVAGAGIAAFDLLEGSTELHDHLVENTRYFMSAMQKLGFDIKPSQSAIVAVMLYDAPLSQKFAERLLQEGIYVVGFYYPVVPKEQARIRVQLSAAHTRAHLDKALAAFAKIGKELGVI, encoded by the coding sequence ATGTACGGAAAACTGCAACAATATTTAACCAAAGAGCTGGAAAATATTCAACAAGCCGGCTTATACAAAAACGAACGGATCATTGTTACTCCCCAGGGAGTTGAGATCAAGTTGGATAATGGTCAGGAAGTCTTGAATTTCTGCGCCAATAATTACCTGGGACTCTCATCCCACCCGGCCATCATAAAAGCCGCCCATGAGTCTCTTGATAGTCATGGATTTGGTATGTCTTCGGTTCGTTTTATTTGCGGCACACAAGACATCCATAAGGAGCTGGAGCAGCGGATTGCCCAATATTTCGGAACGGAGGATACCATCTTGTATGCTGCGTGCTTTGATGCCAACGGAGGTGTTTTCGAACCGTTATTGTCCGAAGAAGATGCCATTATTTCCGACTCCCTGAATCATGCGTCTATCATAGATGGAGTACGTTTATGCAAGGCTGCCCGGTACCGTTATGCCAATGCAGATATGGCTGATCTGGAAGCACAGCTCAAAGAAGCCCAAAAACACCGTTTCCGGATTATTGTCACTGACGCAGTATTTTCTATGGACGGTAATGTCGCCCCAATGGACAAAATCTGTGCACTGGCAGAAAAATATGATGCGCTGGTCATGATCGATGAATGTCATTCGGCAGGAGTGGTAGGTTCAACCGGACGTGGTGTCACTGAATTGTTCAATGTTCGCGGAAAAGTAGATATCATCACCGGTACCCTGGGAAAAGCTTTAGGGGGTGGAATCGGAGGATTTACTACCGGACGGAAAGAAATTATCCAGATGTTACGACAACGTTCACGTCCATACCTGTTCTCCAACTCCATTCCACCTTCGGTTGCCGGGGCGGGTATTGCTGCTTTTGATCTTTTGGAAGGTTCCACCGAATTACATGATCATCTGGTCGAAAATACACGGTATTTCATGTCTGCCATGCAAAAATTGGGGTTTGATATCAAACCAAGCCAATCGGCTATTGTTGCTGTCATGCTTTATGATGCGCCTCTTTCACAAAAATTTGCGGAACGATTATTGCAAGAAGGCATATATGTGGTAGGGTTCTATTATCCTGTTGTTCCAAAAGAACAAGCCCGTATCAGGGTACAATTATCTGCCGCTCATACCCGGGCTCATCTGGACAAAGCACTGGCTGCATTTGCCAAAATAGGGAAAGAGTTGGGTGTAATTTGA